The Shewanella zhangzhouensis genome has a window encoding:
- a CDS encoding beta-ketoacyl synthase chain length factor: protein MHLTFSVMAWGGWSPAYQDRDSWAAWQKSLSDPSSTVAPALPQVPAMQRRRFSRLSRMMLDVAFQCEPVSQCRSVFASRHGELNRTIDLLHSVIVREPLSPMGFSQSVHNTASGLFGILSENRAASTSVAAGTESLSQAMVEAYAQLCEDPSPLLLVFGDDPVPPVYNDYTEEFELPLALGMMLAPESCGKPQLTLSKGAELEPMSYGQLLASLAKGENCRGHLSGFDWSLSHD from the coding sequence GTGCATTTAACTTTCAGCGTGATGGCGTGGGGGGGATGGTCCCCGGCTTATCAAGACAGGGATAGCTGGGCCGCTTGGCAAAAATCGCTCTCAGACCCGAGCAGCACTGTTGCGCCTGCGCTGCCTCAGGTGCCGGCAATGCAGCGTCGTCGCTTCAGCCGTTTAAGCCGCATGATGCTCGATGTGGCCTTCCAGTGTGAACCCGTATCCCAGTGCCGCAGTGTGTTTGCCTCACGTCACGGCGAGCTGAATCGCACCATCGACCTGCTCCACAGTGTCATTGTCCGCGAGCCTTTATCCCCCATGGGTTTCAGCCAGTCGGTACACAACACCGCCAGCGGCCTGTTTGGCATTCTCAGCGAAAACCGCGCTGCCTCGACTTCAGTCGCCGCCGGCACCGAGAGCCTGTCGCAGGCGATGGTGGAAGCCTACGCCCAGCTGTGCGAAGACCCAAGCCCGCTGCTGCTGGTATTTGGTGATGATCCTGTGCCGCCCGTCTATAACGACTACACAGAAGAATTTGAACTGCCCTTGGCGCTGGGCATGATGCTGGCGCCAGAGTCTTGCGGCAAGCCGCAACTGACCTTGTCCAAAGGAGCCGAGCTCGAACCCATGAGCTACGGCCAGTTGCTGGCAAGCCTTGCCAAAGGTGAAAACTGCCGTGGCCACCTGTCCGGTTTCGACTGGAGCCTGAGTCATGACTGA
- a CDS encoding lysophospholipid acyltransferase family protein: MTEHTQKLARRSPCQHRLTGLAYVPRWLGGMLCYICFGLGGLLSSLTILPLLKYWPGKPEVRIKRVQKAVHLMFRGFVHMLSAAGVIKLETKEVERLANAEAMLVIANHPTLIDVVVLISLMPNAGCIVKQGLWRNPFMRGVVSAAGYIPNRGAELLLDDCRDVLGRGTNLIIFPEGTRTVLGEQINPFARGAANIALRTGSDILPVLLHTKPPGLTKQDPWWEIPRRTIGMTVEVGTPISAMDYKAEEGGDARMARILTRDMENYYKQRLEIEL, translated from the coding sequence ATGACTGAGCACACCCAGAAGCTTGCGCGCCGCTCGCCCTGTCAGCACCGACTGACCGGGCTTGCCTATGTGCCGCGCTGGCTGGGTGGCATGCTGTGCTACATCTGTTTTGGCCTCGGCGGCCTGTTAAGCTCGCTGACCATCTTACCGCTGCTGAAATACTGGCCCGGCAAACCCGAGGTTCGCATCAAGCGAGTACAAAAAGCCGTGCACCTGATGTTTCGCGGTTTTGTGCACATGTTGTCGGCGGCGGGTGTGATAAAACTGGAAACCAAAGAGGTGGAGCGCCTCGCCAATGCCGAAGCCATGCTGGTGATTGCCAACCACCCCACCCTGATTGATGTGGTGGTGCTGATAAGCCTGATGCCCAACGCGGGCTGCATCGTAAAGCAGGGGCTTTGGCGCAACCCTTTTATGCGCGGCGTGGTGTCGGCGGCGGGTTATATTCCCAACCGCGGCGCCGAACTGCTGCTGGATGACTGCCGCGACGTACTTGGCCGCGGCACCAATCTGATTATCTTCCCCGAAGGCACCCGCACCGTGCTTGGCGAGCAGATAAACCCTTTTGCGCGCGGCGCGGCCAATATCGCCCTGCGTACCGGCAGCGACATACTTCCTGTGTTGCTGCACACCAAGCCCCCTGGCCTGACCAAACAGGACCCCTGGTGGGAAATTCCCCGGCGCACCATTGGCATGACGGTAGAGGTAGGAACGCCCATCTCCGCCATGGACTATAAGGCCGAGGAAGGAGGAGATGCCAGGATGGCGCGAATACTGACCAGGGATATGGAAAAC